In Streptomyces nojiriensis, the sequence CCAGGCGCTGGTCCGCGACGCACTCCAGGTACTCGCGCATCGACTCGGTGTTCATGCCCGGCAGGCCGTCACCGCACAGGTCGCGGCCGAACTGCAGCTCCGCCTCCACGGCCTCCTTGAGCATGTCGGTGACCTGCTGCCGGAGGGCGTCGTCGAAGAGCTCCGGCTCCTCCTTGCGGACCGTGTCCACGACCTCGAAGGCGAAGTTCATGTGCATGGTCTCGTCGCGGAAGACCCAGTTGGTGCCGGTGGCCAGGCCGTGCAGCAGACCGCGCGAGCGGAACCAGTACACGTACGCGAAGGCGCCGTAGAAGAACAGGCCCTCGATGCACGCGGCGAAGCAGATCAGGTTCAGCAGGAAGCGGCGGCGGTCGGCGGCCGTCTCCAGGCGCTCGATCTTCTCGACCGAGTCCATCCACTTGAAGCAGAACTGCGCCTTCTCGCGGATGGAGGGGATCTCCTCGACCGCGTCGAAGGCGGCCGCGCGGTCGTCCGGGTCGGGCAGGTAGGTGTCGAGCAGCGTCAGATAGAACTGGACGTGCACGGCCTCCTCGAACAGCTGGCGCGACAGGTACAGGCGCGCCTCCGGGGAGTTGATGTGCTTGTAGAGCGTCAGCACCAGGTTGTTCGAGACGATCGAGTCGCCCGTCGCGAAGAACGCGACCAGCCGGCCGATCATGTGCTGCTCGGAAGGCGTCAGCTTCGCCAGGTCGGCGACGTCCGAGTGGAGGTCGACCTCCTCGACGGTCCAGGTGTTCTTGATCGCGTCCCGGTAGCGCTCGTAGAAGTCCGGGTAGCGCATCGGGCGGAGCGTGAGCTCGAAGCCCGGGTCCAGGAGGTTCTTCTGGTCGTTGGA encodes:
- a CDS encoding ribonucleotide-diphosphate reductase subunit beta, which gives rise to MSSNDQKNLLDPGFELTLRPMRYPDFYERYRDAIKNTWTVEEVDLHSDVADLAKLTPSEQHMIGRLVAFFATGDSIVSNNLVLTLYKHINSPEARLYLSRQLFEEAVHVQFYLTLLDTYLPDPDDRAAAFDAVEEIPSIREKAQFCFKWMDSVEKIERLETAADRRRFLLNLICFAACIEGLFFYGAFAYVYWFRSRGLLHGLATGTNWVFRDETMHMNFAFEVVDTVRKEEPELFDDALRQQVTDMLKEAVEAELQFGRDLCGDGLPGMNTESMREYLECVADQRLVRLGFPPVYGSQNPFSFMELQGVQELTNFFERRPSAYQVAVEGTVDLDEDF